In Pectinophora gossypiella unplaced genomic scaffold, ilPecGoss1.1 Pgos_49, whole genome shotgun sequence, one genomic interval encodes:
- the LOC126381391 gene encoding uncharacterized protein LOC126381391 isoform X1 encodes MFKAVIHTDTKLTLCEKLYYLRSHLAGEAFDLIKNLTLTDENYNTALELLENRYDNIPKIVNYHVNCILELPSFTKCTSEHLRSLIANVKLHLGALKNLEQPVDKWDILLINILAKKVDSYTYRGFHLERDAKVVPSMAEFTTFLEKRAIAMENTAEEKLTAEKQPHKQQPMKSGKASFVASGVASNINTCAAA; translated from the exons ATGTTTAAAGCAGTGATTCATACTGACACCAAATTAACTTTGTGTGAAAAGCTTTATTATTTGCGCTCACATTTGGCTGGGGAAGCTTtcgatttaataaaaaacttaacgCTCACTGATGAGAATTATAACACAGCACTGGAGTTACTTGAAAACAGATATGATAACATACCTAAAATCgttaattatcatgttaattGCATACTTGAATTGCCATCTTTTACAAAATGCACTTCTGAGCacttgcggtcactcattgcAAATGTTAAGTTGCACTTGGGAGCTTTGAAAAACTTAGAGCAGCCTGTGGACAAGTGGGACATCCTattgataaatattttagcaaaaaaggTGGATAGTTACACATATAGGGGCTTTCACTTAGAAAGGGATGCCAAGGTTGTACCTAGCATGGCTGAATTTACCACATTTTTAGAAAAACGCGCCATCGCGATGGAGAATACTGCAGAGGAGAAGCTGACTGCAGAGAAGCAGCCGCATAAGCAGCAGCCAATGAAGTCTGGTAAGGCTAGTTTCGTGGCTTCCGGCGTGGCTTCTAACATCAATACAT GTGCTGCAGCGTGA
- the LOC126381391 gene encoding uncharacterized protein LOC126381391 isoform X2, with translation MELKEYVSNRSYIKGSITRIETYCTGAQFDASACNLLREKRLRIVQLFKDYEKLNKQILLLDPDDKENYDEYEKKRAIAMENTAEEKLTAEKQPHKQQPMKSGKASFVASGVASNINTCAAA, from the exons ATGGAGTTAAAAGAATACGTTAGTAATCGAAGTTACATCAAAGGTAGCATAACTCGAATTGAGACTTATTGCACGGGGGCACAGTTTGATGCTTCTGCATGCAACTTGTTGCGCGAAAAGCGGCTTCGCATTGTTCAACTGTTTAAAGATTACGAGAAGCTGAACAAGCAGATCCTATTGCTTGACCCTGACGACAAGGAGAACTACGACGAATACGaga AAAAACGCGCCATCGCGATGGAGAATACTGCAGAGGAGAAGCTGACTGCAGAGAAGCAGCCGCATAAGCAGCAGCCAATGAAGTCTGGTAAGGCTAGTTTCGTGGCTTCCGGCGTGGCTTCTAACATCAATACAT GTGCTGCAGCGTGA